In Mesorhizobium sp. 113-3-3, a genomic segment contains:
- a CDS encoding EscS/YscS/HrcS family type III secretion system export apparatus protein — MSQSLVVFMIWILPPLIASVVVGLVIGIIQAATQIQDESLPLTVKLLVVVAVIGLFAPVLSAPLIELTDQIFTEFPAMTLSY; from the coding sequence ATGAGCCAATCGTTGGTGGTATTCATGATCTGGATTCTGCCGCCGCTCATTGCATCGGTGGTCGTTGGCTTGGTCATTGGCATCATCCAGGCGGCAACACAGATCCAGGATGAAAGTTTGCCACTAACCGTCAAGCTTCTGGTTGTTGTCGCGGTTATTGGTTTGTTTGCTCCTGTGCTGAGCGCCCCGCTGATAGAGCTAACCGACCAGATCTTTACCGAGTTTCCCGCCATGACACTTAGCTACTAG
- a CDS encoding EscU/YscU/HrcU family type III secretion system export apparatus switch protein has product MSDSSEEKTHAATPKKLNDARKKGQLPHSSDFVRAVGTCAGLGYLWLRGSAIEDKCREALLFVDKLQNLPFDFAVRQALVVLAELTLATVGPLLGTLVAAVLLASILANGGFVFSLEPMTPNFDKINPFQGLKRLASARSMVELGKTLFKVFVLGATFSFCLLGMWKTMVYLPFCGMGCLGLVVTGAKLLIGIGAGALLAAGLIDLLVQRALFLREMRMTKTEVTRELKDQQGAPELKSERRRIRDESADEPPLGVHHATLIFKGTAILIGLRYVRGETGVPVLVCRADGERASHLLSEARALRLEIVDNDVLAHQLIGKTQLGRPIPMQYFEPVARALFAAGLA; this is encoded by the coding sequence ATGAGCGACTCGAGCGAAGAGAAGACACACGCCGCCACCCCCAAAAAGCTAAACGATGCACGCAAAAAAGGGCAGCTGCCACATAGCTCCGATTTCGTTCGCGCGGTCGGCACTTGCGCTGGTCTCGGATACCTTTGGCTAAGAGGCAGCGCGATCGAAGACAAATGCCGCGAAGCGCTACTATTTGTCGACAAGCTGCAGAACCTGCCATTTGACTTCGCGGTCCGGCAGGCGCTGGTTGTGCTTGCCGAACTCACCTTGGCAACTGTTGGCCCGCTGCTTGGAACGCTTGTCGCGGCGGTGCTTTTGGCAAGCATATTAGCCAATGGTGGATTTGTTTTCTCTCTCGAGCCAATGACGCCCAACTTCGATAAAATTAATCCTTTTCAAGGGCTGAAGCGCTTGGCGTCTGCGCGTTCGATGGTCGAACTCGGGAAGACGCTGTTTAAAGTATTCGTTCTCGGCGCAACCTTTTCCTTTTGCCTTCTCGGCATGTGGAAGACGATGGTCTATCTGCCGTTCTGCGGCATGGGCTGTTTGGGCCTTGTCGTTACGGGGGCAAAACTGCTGATCGGAATTGGCGCCGGCGCACTTCTGGCCGCTGGCCTGATCGATCTCCTGGTGCAGCGTGCGTTGTTTCTGCGCGAAATGAGGATGACCAAGACTGAAGTCACGCGCGAGCTGAAGGATCAGCAAGGGGCGCCAGAGTTGAAGAGTGAACGACGTCGCATTCGTGACGAGTCAGCTGACGAACCTCCCCTCGGTGTGCATCACGCCACGCTGATCTTCAAAGGAACGGCGATACTGATCGGTCTGCGTTACGTCCGCGGTGAAACCGGGGTGCCCGTCCTGGTTTGCCGCGCCGATGGCGAGCGGGCTTCACACCTGCTTAGCGAGGCGCGAGCGCTACGTCTTGAAATTGTCGACAACGATGTCCTAGCGCATCAGCTCATCGGCAAAACGCAACTGGGCAGACCCATTCCCATGCAATATTTCGAGCCCGTGGCGAGAGCACTCTTCGCCGCAGGATTGGCCTAG
- the sctQ gene encoding type III secretion system cytoplasmic ring protein SctQ: MTERCSFLAAALVSPPLLEPALTLSHEVASWLNDTAASRGPFQTRINDVPLSVRVAGLVWQENFAAIPMLDCICRVGAETVVLSISRSLVEGLIATVQNGLTFPSEPTASLIVELALEPLIARLEYRTQLNVQLVRVFEAATLAPYLELDIDFGPVSGKGRLFLFSPLDGLVPSAFRALGELFGQLPRQPRGLLSDLPIVVAGEIGTLHVPAAILRKACAGDALLPDLAPFGRGEIALSLGQLWASADLEGDQLVLHGPFRPRSYSLENAHMTQLGSQLGPTEDLDDVEIMLVFECGRWPIPLGELRSAGEGHIFELGRPIQDPVDILANGQCIGRGDIVRIGDTLGIRLRGRLGCND, from the coding sequence ATGACAGAACGGTGCAGCTTTTTGGCAGCCGCTTTGGTGAGCCCCCCTCTATTGGAACCAGCGCTGACACTGTCCCACGAGGTCGCCTCGTGGCTCAATGACACTGCGGCTTCGCGCGGACCGTTTCAGACCCGGATCAACGACGTGCCACTGTCGGTGCGTGTGGCAGGGCTTGTCTGGCAGGAGAATTTTGCCGCCATTCCAATGCTCGACTGCATTTGTAGGGTCGGAGCTGAGACGGTCGTGCTGTCGATATCGCGGTCGCTCGTAGAGGGGCTCATCGCAACAGTGCAGAATGGGCTGACTTTCCCTTCCGAGCCAACGGCTTCACTCATTGTTGAACTTGCACTTGAGCCACTTATTGCTCGACTGGAGTATAGGACTCAGCTGAACGTGCAGCTCGTGCGCGTGTTTGAAGCCGCGACACTGGCTCCTTATCTCGAACTGGATATCGACTTCGGCCCGGTCAGTGGCAAGGGTCGTCTGTTCCTGTTCTCGCCTCTCGATGGCTTGGTGCCGTCTGCGTTTCGTGCTCTGGGCGAACTGTTTGGCCAGTTACCGCGACAGCCGCGCGGATTACTTTCAGACCTCCCGATCGTGGTTGCAGGAGAGATCGGCACGCTGCACGTTCCTGCGGCGATTCTTCGAAAAGCATGTGCCGGTGATGCTCTGTTGCCGGACCTGGCGCCGTTCGGCCGGGGCGAGATCGCCCTATCTTTGGGCCAGTTGTGGGCCAGCGCCGATCTTGAGGGCGACCAGCTAGTCCTGCACGGGCCTTTCCGCCCGCGTTCCTATTCTTTGGAGAATGCGCATATGACACAACTTGGATCGCAACTAGGGCCGACGGAGGATCTCGACGATGTCGAGATCATGCTTGTCTTTGAATGCGGTCGCTGGCCTATTCCTCTAGGGGAATTAAGAAGTGCCGGCGAAGGGCATATTTTCGAACTTGGACGGCCGATTCAGGATCCGGTCGATATACTTGCCAACGGTCAGTGTATCGGGCGTGGCGACATCGTGCGCATTGGAGATACGCTGGGCATCAGGCTCCGTGGCCGGTTGGGATGCAATGACTGA
- the sctL gene encoding type III secretion system stator protein SctL, translating into MTADISVAPAAPQMRPLGPLIPASELEIWDNAAKACAAAERHQQHVRSWARAAYQRELARGHTEGLNAGAEEMAALISQAVAEVARRKAVLEQQLPQLVLEILSELLGAFDPGELLVMAVRHAIERQYSGAEVCLHVYPTQVDMLAREFAGWDGQDGRPRVRIKPDPTLSPRRCVLWSEYGNVDLGLDAQMRALRLGFGSLSEKGEL; encoded by the coding sequence ATGACAGCCGATATTTCCGTGGCGCCGGCAGCGCCGCAGATGCGCCCATTGGGGCCACTGATACCGGCGAGCGAGCTCGAAATCTGGGATAATGCCGCAAAAGCGTGTGCCGCCGCAGAACGGCATCAGCAGCACGTACGCAGTTGGGCACGCGCGGCGTATCAGCGTGAGTTGGCGCGCGGCCATACCGAGGGCCTGAATGCAGGCGCGGAGGAAATGGCGGCGCTGATTTCGCAGGCGGTTGCCGAAGTCGCACGACGAAAGGCGGTTCTGGAGCAGCAATTGCCGCAGCTCGTGCTTGAGATACTAAGCGAGCTTCTAGGAGCGTTCGATCCGGGCGAACTGTTGGTCATGGCTGTTCGCCACGCCATTGAGCGCCAATACAGCGGCGCGGAAGTCTGCCTCCATGTGTATCCGACGCAAGTGGACATGCTTGCGCGAGAGTTTGCGGGATGGGACGGCCAGGATGGTCGGCCAAGGGTTCGGATCAAACCGGATCCGACGTTATCGCCGCGACGCTGCGTGCTGTGGAGCGAGTACGGCAATGTCGATCTGGGGCTTGATGCGCAGATGCGCGCGTTGCGTCTCGGCTTCGGGTCGCTTTCTGAAAAAGGCGAACTGTGA
- a CDS encoding tetratricopeptide repeat protein, with translation MNSHQNTDGRAFRNSLFFSVLAMLPLGGCASLDKPALSVRETSSPELLNANQIDPAMRERILSAVGQDAQERALRDELTQHPDNVDAAIRLTNALVAQKRPHEALQVLDRLLVAAPGNLRALNAKGVILDLEGRHDAAQVLYRQALETEPGNQMVQHNLDLSLAF, from the coding sequence ATGAATTCACACCAGAATACAGACGGCCGAGCATTTAGGAACTCACTTTTCTTCTCTGTACTCGCCATGCTGCCTCTCGGCGGTTGCGCCAGCTTGGACAAGCCTGCTCTTTCAGTGAGGGAGACGTCATCCCCAGAGCTGCTCAACGCCAACCAAATCGACCCGGCTATGCGAGAACGCATTTTGAGCGCGGTCGGCCAGGATGCACAAGAGCGGGCTCTGCGGGATGAGTTGACGCAGCACCCAGACAATGTCGATGCGGCGATCCGTCTTACGAATGCTTTGGTCGCGCAGAAGCGTCCGCATGAGGCGCTTCAGGTACTGGACAGGCTCTTGGTTGCAGCCCCAGGAAATTTGCGCGCATTGAACGCGAAGGGAGTGATCTTGGACCTTGAGGGGCGGCATGACGCGGCACAGGTGCTGTATCGGCAAGCTCTCGAGACAGAGCCTGGGAATCAGATGGTGCAGCACAATCTCGACCTGTCGCTTGCGTTTTAA
- the sctJ gene encoding type III secretion system inner membrane ring lipoprotein SctJ, producing MIGLAQEIMPGTCGRRSLRLIVLPLLVALGGCKVDLYTQLQEREANEMLALLMDNGVDAVRVAAKDGTSTVQVDEKLLAYSIDLLNGKGLPRQSFKNLGEIFQGSGLIASPTEERARYVYALSEELSRTISDIDGVFSVRVHVVLPHNDLLRAGATPSSASVFIRHDAKADLSVLLPKIKMLVADSIEGLSYDKVEVVLVSVERSAPEQRSVPATVLAQASRPVPAPLLASLTGIAAAVFAVACYLLVTGLSRRRKQSAGEVPKLERRSGVSALDAIRKKTPAIAPQ from the coding sequence ATGATTGGCTTAGCCCAGGAAATCATGCCTGGCACGTGCGGTCGGAGGTCACTTCGCCTTATCGTGCTGCCACTCCTCGTGGCCCTCGGCGGTTGCAAGGTGGATCTCTACACGCAACTGCAGGAGCGCGAGGCGAATGAAATGCTCGCCCTTCTGATGGACAACGGAGTTGATGCGGTTCGGGTCGCTGCCAAGGATGGGACTAGCACGGTCCAGGTTGACGAAAAGCTGCTCGCTTACTCAATCGACCTCCTGAATGGCAAGGGATTGCCGCGCCAGTCATTCAAGAACCTCGGAGAGATTTTCCAAGGATCAGGCCTCATTGCCTCGCCGACCGAGGAACGTGCCCGTTATGTTTATGCGCTCAGCGAAGAGTTGTCCCGCACGATCAGCGATATCGATGGCGTATTCTCTGTACGTGTCCACGTAGTTCTGCCGCATAACGACCTTTTGCGAGCAGGCGCCACGCCATCCTCGGCTTCGGTCTTTATCAGGCACGACGCCAAAGCAGATCTCTCGGTTCTGCTGCCGAAGATAAAGATGCTCGTGGCCGACAGCATCGAAGGGTTGTCCTACGACAAGGTCGAAGTGGTTTTGGTGTCGGTGGAGCGTTCCGCGCCTGAGCAACGGTCCGTGCCGGCGACTGTTTTGGCCCAAGCGTCCAGGCCCGTTCCAGCGCCACTTTTGGCCAGCTTAACCGGTATTGCCGCAGCTGTGTTCGCAGTGGCGTGCTATCTCTTAGTCACCGGTCTTAGCCGCCGGCGCAAGCAGTCAGCGGGCGAAGTTCCCAAGCTCGAGCGGCGGTCGGGTGTTTCCGCACTCGATGCCATTCGCAAAAAGACACCGGCGATAGCGCCTCAGTGA
- a CDS encoding SctD/MshK family protein yields MNDAVSLDFEVLSGLYCGLTGKTALETSLIGCGLDADMIFVEQGLAPHHFRITLLGNSIEVEALAAGLSIKGKRNIAAGECVVVPLPVVVLAGEMSILWSVQDEVTSGPIGIPRLSMRVLATVIVSSLAVGMLSAFFSYNGDGGASRPNSPSADHESKRTNHRADDQIAEAAAKELQEEVDRAGLLNVKVGSAKDTVTAEGTVTSESVISWRKLQQWFDHRTKGALTLVNGVLIKDEKAPSAIAVEAVWRGPQPYLVIGGEKYFVGAVLDDGWTVDRIEDGRVLLSRNGRLAALPY; encoded by the coding sequence TTGAATGACGCCGTTTCTCTTGATTTCGAAGTTCTGTCGGGGCTCTATTGCGGGCTGACGGGTAAGACTGCTCTCGAAACGAGCTTAATCGGCTGCGGCTTAGACGCCGATATGATCTTCGTCGAGCAAGGATTGGCACCGCATCATTTTCGTATAACGCTCCTTGGCAACTCGATCGAGGTCGAGGCGCTTGCGGCCGGACTCAGCATCAAGGGTAAGCGGAATATCGCCGCGGGCGAGTGCGTTGTGGTGCCACTTCCTGTCGTCGTTCTCGCAGGCGAGATGTCCATTCTCTGGTCCGTGCAGGATGAAGTGACAAGTGGTCCGATAGGCATACCACGCCTCTCGATGCGTGTTCTGGCCACGGTGATAGTCAGCTCTCTAGCGGTCGGTATGCTCTCAGCCTTTTTTTCCTATAATGGGGACGGTGGTGCATCGAGACCCAATTCACCCAGTGCCGATCATGAGTCGAAGCGGACCAACCACCGCGCCGACGACCAGATTGCGGAGGCAGCGGCTAAAGAGCTGCAGGAGGAAGTCGATAGAGCGGGCCTACTCAATGTTAAGGTCGGCTCGGCAAAGGACACTGTGACGGCGGAGGGTACCGTCACGTCTGAATCGGTCATCAGTTGGCGGAAGCTCCAGCAGTGGTTCGATCATCGCACCAAGGGCGCCCTGACACTGGTCAATGGAGTGCTCATAAAAGACGAAAAGGCGCCATCCGCAATCGCAGTTGAAGCCGTTTGGCGTGGCCCGCAACCGTATCTTGTCATAGGTGGTGAGAAGTATTTTGTTGGCGCCGTTCTGGATGATGGATGGACGGTCGACAGGATCGAGGACGGTCGTGTGCTGCTGAGCCGTAATGGCCGCCTTGCTGCTCTCCCGTATTAG
- the sctR gene encoding type III secretion system export apparatus subunit SctR: MTELQPPILALLAVTAGLGLLVLVVVTTTAFVKVSVVLFLVRNALGTQTIPPNIALYAVALILTMFLSAPVVEQTYDRMTDPKLHYQTFDDWVSAAKSGSEPLRDHLKKFTNEEQRQFFLSSTEKVWPAEMRAKATVDDLSILVPSFLISELKRAFEIGFLLYLPFIVIDLIVTTILMAMGMSMVSPTLISVPFKLFVFVAIDGWSKLMHGLVLSYTIPGG, translated from the coding sequence ATGACTGAGCTCCAGCCGCCAATCCTGGCGCTTCTCGCAGTTACCGCCGGACTGGGTCTGCTGGTTTTAGTGGTCGTCACGACCACGGCCTTTGTAAAGGTATCGGTTGTTCTTTTCCTCGTGCGCAATGCGCTCGGGACTCAGACGATACCACCTAACATAGCGCTGTACGCTGTCGCATTGATCCTCACCATGTTTCTTAGCGCGCCCGTTGTTGAACAGACCTATGATCGGATGACCGATCCGAAGCTACATTATCAGACGTTCGACGACTGGGTAAGCGCCGCCAAATCCGGGAGCGAGCCCCTGCGTGATCATCTTAAGAAGTTCACAAATGAGGAGCAGCGACAGTTTTTCCTCTCGTCTACCGAAAAAGTCTGGCCAGCGGAAATGCGTGCCAAAGCCACAGTTGATGATTTGTCCATTCTGGTTCCATCTTTTCTAATTTCAGAGCTAAAGCGCGCGTTTGAGATCGGATTTCTTCTTTATCTTCCTTTCATCGTTATTGATCTTATTGTGACGACAATTTTGATGGCGATGGGCATGTCTATGGTATCCCCGACGCTTATATCTGTCCCTTTCAAACTCTTCGTGTTCGTCGCTATTGATGGCTGGTCGAAATTGATGCACGGGCTTGTGTTGAGTTACACGATACCGGGAGGTTGA
- the sctV gene encoding type III secretion system export apparatus subunit SctV translates to MANVLRKFINRSPANPDLMVALMLLLAIAMMVMPIPIVVVDALIGFNMGLAILLMMVALYVSTPLDLSSLPGIILLSTVFRLALTVATTRLILAEGEAGAIIHTFGDFVISGNIVVGFVIFLVVTMVQFMVLAKGAERVAEVAARFTLDALPGKQMAVDAELRNGHIDANESRRRRAALEKESQLYGAMDGAMKFVKGDSIAGLVVIFINMLGGISIGLLSKGMSFGDVLHHYTLLTIGDALISQIPALLLSITAATVVTRVTGAARVNLGTEIVNQITASKRPVRVAACVLVLMGFVPGFPLPVFLVLAAIFAAISFVKGDVVDTTSAGDTQKQTAPAQECPIAFFLAPDLMHAIEQVELQQEIARVSQLLSADLGIVVPPIPVTVDQQLLESQFRIDIEGVPVEQGVFDPSQLMLKDDVANIESSGIPYRRDPKTDRLVADQSHAPALKSAGITHYGPGEFLALRLHTALTRFAPRLIGIQETRQLIGRMEKDYSDLVKEVLRTTPIPRIADVLRRLLDEGIPIRHTRLLLEGLAEWSEREPNVALLTEYIRSGLKRQICHRYANTEGIVPALVVERQSEDVMRNAVRDSAAGPHLVLEDRQSEALLSQVRQILSNTAPGQTRPVVLTSTDIRRFVRGFFTRNGIDVAVLSYQDIASDFTVKPAGSVKFPHGLISGLSE, encoded by the coding sequence ATGGCCAACGTCCTGCGTAAGTTCATCAACCGTTCGCCGGCCAACCCGGACCTGATGGTCGCGTTGATGCTGCTTCTGGCTATCGCTATGATGGTCATGCCTATCCCGATCGTGGTGGTCGACGCGCTGATAGGATTCAATATGGGACTGGCCATCCTGCTGATGATGGTTGCCCTGTATGTCAGTACTCCACTTGATCTTTCCTCTTTGCCCGGCATCATTTTGCTTTCCACGGTGTTCCGCCTGGCGCTCACCGTCGCAACGACGCGCCTGATCCTGGCCGAGGGGGAGGCAGGCGCCATCATCCATACGTTCGGCGATTTCGTGATCTCGGGCAATATCGTGGTCGGTTTCGTCATATTTCTGGTCGTCACCATGGTACAATTCATGGTCCTCGCGAAGGGCGCCGAACGCGTGGCCGAAGTGGCGGCGCGCTTCACGCTCGACGCTCTGCCGGGTAAGCAAATGGCGGTCGACGCAGAGCTACGCAACGGCCACATCGATGCCAACGAATCCCGCAGGCGACGCGCCGCATTGGAGAAGGAAAGCCAACTTTACGGCGCGATGGATGGCGCGATGAAGTTTGTGAAGGGCGATTCCATCGCCGGACTGGTGGTTATCTTCATCAACATGCTGGGTGGGATATCGATCGGCCTGCTCTCGAAGGGCATGTCCTTCGGCGATGTGCTGCATCACTATACTCTGCTAACGATAGGCGATGCATTGATATCGCAGATTCCGGCCCTGCTGCTATCAATTACAGCGGCGACCGTCGTCACTCGTGTCACGGGGGCGGCGAGGGTCAACCTTGGTACCGAAATAGTGAATCAGATCACTGCCAGCAAGCGACCAGTGCGGGTCGCAGCTTGCGTCCTGGTTTTGATGGGGTTCGTTCCTGGCTTCCCCCTGCCCGTCTTTTTGGTGTTGGCCGCAATCTTCGCCGCGATAAGCTTTGTGAAGGGCGATGTTGTCGATACCACAAGTGCAGGGGACACTCAAAAACAAACCGCGCCCGCGCAGGAATGTCCGATCGCTTTCTTCCTTGCGCCAGACCTGATGCATGCGATTGAACAAGTCGAATTGCAGCAGGAGATTGCACGCGTTTCGCAACTACTTTCAGCCGATCTTGGCATTGTCGTTCCCCCCATCCCTGTCACTGTCGACCAGCAGTTGCTGGAGTCTCAGTTTCGAATAGATATCGAGGGGGTGCCAGTTGAACAGGGTGTGTTTGATCCGAGCCAGCTGATGCTCAAAGACGATGTGGCGAACATCGAATCGAGCGGTATCCCGTATCGGCGTGATCCAAAAACGGACAGACTCGTGGCCGACCAAAGCCATGCACCGGCTCTCAAGAGTGCCGGCATCACACATTACGGTCCTGGCGAATTCCTCGCCTTGCGCCTCCATACAGCGTTGACCCGTTTCGCACCCCGATTGATCGGTATTCAAGAGACCCGACAATTGATAGGCCGAATGGAGAAGGACTATTCTGATCTGGTCAAGGAGGTGCTGCGCACGACGCCAATACCTCGGATTGCGGATGTGCTGCGCCGGCTCCTGGATGAAGGAATCCCGATCCGCCACACCCGCCTTCTCTTAGAAGGATTGGCGGAATGGAGCGAACGTGAGCCAAACGTTGCCCTGCTCACGGAATATATTCGTTCTGGTTTGAAGCGTCAGATCTGTCACCGCTATGCCAACACAGAGGGCATCGTGCCCGCCTTGGTCGTCGAACGCCAGAGTGAGGATGTGATGCGCAATGCAGTTCGAGATTCGGCTGCAGGACCCCACCTCGTACTAGAGGACCGGCAAAGCGAAGCGCTGCTGTCACAGGTACGTCAGATCCTTTCGAACACAGCACCGGGTCAGACCCGCCCTGTCGTTTTAACCTCAACGGACATCCGACGCTTCGTCCGCGGCTTTTTCACCAGAAACGGGATCGATGTTGCCGTGCTGTCTTATCAAGATATCGCCTCCGACTTTACAGTTAAACCCGCCGGGTCCGTCAAATTCCCGCATGGATTGATCAGTGGGCTGTCAGAGTAA
- the sctT gene encoding type III secretion system export apparatus subunit SctT yields the protein MYASPAEIQILMHTAIELVVAAGLGAARAIGIMMILPVFTRSQTDGLIRGCLAVGFGLPCLAHVSDALQALDPETRLIEVALLGLKEVLVGALLGTFLGIPLWGLQAAGEFIDNQRGVTNPSAPTDPATNSQASAMGVFLGITAIAIFVASGGLETLIGALYGSYLIWPVYKFYPTLSTQGAMEVLGLLDQIMRTALLVSGPVVFFMTLIDVSFMLLRRFAPQFKLTQLSPAIKNLVFPILMVTYAGYLVEGMKLEITQANGALEWFDRLLK from the coding sequence ATGTATGCGTCACCGGCCGAGATTCAGATCCTCATGCATACGGCTATCGAACTCGTCGTAGCAGCCGGTCTTGGCGCAGCGCGCGCGATAGGCATTATGATGATCCTACCGGTATTTACACGTTCTCAGACCGATGGCCTGATCCGCGGCTGCCTGGCTGTCGGCTTCGGATTACCATGTCTGGCACATGTCAGCGACGCGTTGCAGGCGCTGGATCCTGAAACACGTCTGATTGAGGTAGCTCTGCTCGGATTGAAGGAAGTTCTTGTCGGCGCACTACTTGGCACCTTCCTTGGCATTCCCTTATGGGGACTTCAGGCGGCCGGTGAGTTTATCGACAACCAACGCGGCGTCACCAACCCGTCCGCCCCGACCGACCCCGCGACGAATAGTCAGGCTTCCGCCATGGGAGTCTTTCTCGGGATCACTGCGATTGCCATCTTCGTCGCATCAGGGGGGCTGGAAACGTTGATCGGCGCCCTTTATGGCAGCTATTTGATCTGGCCCGTGTATAAGTTTTATCCTACATTGAGCACGCAAGGAGCAATGGAGGTGTTAGGGCTCCTCGACCAGATTATGCGCACGGCGTTATTGGTGTCAGGGCCCGTCGTGTTCTTTATGACGCTGATTGATGTATCCTTTATGCTACTGCGTCGCTTTGCGCCGCAATTCAAATTGACCCAACTGTCCCCGGCGATCAAGAATCTTGTCTTTCCGATTCTCATGGTTACATACGCTGGCTATCTCGTAGAGGGTATGAAACTGGAGATCACACAAGCGAATGGCGCGCTCGAGTGGTTCGATAGATTGCTGAAATGA
- the sctN gene encoding type III secretion system ATPase SctN yields the protein MTTQVSEHNHDDAICPVDPAISSLRATAKGIDTRVVRGRITRAVGTLVHAVLPDTRIGELCLLQDPRTGLSLEAEVIGLLDDGVLLTPIGDLVGLSSRAEVVATGRMREVPVGNDLLGRVIDSRCRPLDGKGQIETTETRPLHGRAPNPMTRRMIERPLPLGVRVLDGLLTCGEGQRIGIYGEPGGGKSTLLSQIVKGAAADVVIVALIGERGREVREFIERHLGEEGLRRAVVVVETSDRSAVERAQCAPMATALAEYFREQGLRVALMLDSLTRFCRAMREIGLAAGEPPTRRGFPPSVFSMLPGLLERAGMSERGSITAFYTVLVEGDGTGDPIAEESRGILDGHVVLSRAIAARSHFPAIDVLQSRSRVMDAVVSRTHRKAASFFRELLSRHAETEFLINVGEYKQGGDPLTDRAVESIDELREFLRQSEDEISGFEETVAWMSRLTA from the coding sequence GTGACAACGCAGGTATCAGAACATAATCACGACGATGCGATCTGCCCTGTCGATCCGGCGATCTCGTCTTTGAGAGCTACGGCAAAGGGGATCGACACGCGCGTCGTGCGCGGCAGGATCACGCGGGCTGTCGGCACACTGGTCCATGCCGTCCTGCCAGACACTCGTATTGGAGAACTTTGCCTCCTACAGGACCCACGAACCGGACTGTCGCTGGAAGCTGAGGTGATCGGCCTGTTGGATGATGGCGTATTGCTGACGCCGATCGGCGACCTGGTCGGCCTCTCCAGCCGCGCGGAAGTCGTGGCCACTGGACGAATGCGTGAAGTACCCGTCGGCAACGATTTACTTGGCCGGGTGATTGACAGTCGCTGCCGTCCATTGGACGGCAAAGGCCAAATCGAGACCACAGAAACTCGGCCGCTGCACGGCAGAGCTCCAAATCCAATGACAAGGCGCATGATTGAACGGCCCTTGCCCCTTGGGGTGCGTGTTCTGGATGGTCTCCTGACGTGCGGCGAGGGCCAGCGGATCGGGATTTACGGCGAGCCAGGTGGTGGCAAGTCGACCTTATTGTCACAGATCGTAAAAGGTGCCGCCGCTGACGTTGTCATAGTCGCATTGATAGGCGAACGAGGACGTGAAGTTCGTGAATTCATCGAGAGGCATCTCGGGGAAGAGGGCCTTCGCCGTGCCGTCGTTGTTGTTGAAACGTCCGACCGCTCGGCTGTTGAGCGGGCGCAATGTGCTCCGATGGCGACAGCGCTCGCGGAATATTTTCGCGAACAAGGGCTACGCGTTGCTCTCATGCTGGACTCGCTGACACGCTTCTGCCGCGCCATGCGTGAAATAGGCCTTGCTGCGGGCGAGCCGCCGACGCGACGGGGCTTCCCTCCTTCCGTTTTCAGCATGCTGCCAGGCCTGCTTGAGCGCGCCGGCATGAGTGAGCGTGGCTCAATCACGGCGTTCTATACCGTGCTTGTAGAAGGCGATGGCACAGGGGATCCAATCGCTGAAGAGTCGCGCGGCATTCTCGATGGCCATGTCGTGCTCTCGCGCGCTATTGCGGCGCGATCGCATTTCCCCGCTATCGATGTACTACAGAGTCGCAGCCGCGTGATGGATGCGGTCGTTTCGCGGACACATCGCAAGGCGGCATCCTTCTTTCGTGAACTCCTTTCCCGGCATGCCGAGACCGAGTTCTTGATCAACGTCGGAGAATACAAGCAAGGCGGCGATCCCCTGACGGACCGGGCTGTCGAGTCAATAGACGAACTGAGGGAGTTTTTGCGCCAGAGCGAAGACGAGATCTCAGGGTTTGAGGAAACGGTCGCATGGATGTCGCGTCTGACCGCGTAA